One region of Streptomyces sp. CG4 genomic DNA includes:
- a CDS encoding TetR/AcrR family transcriptional regulator: MSRKQMVRPGGRSARVQAAVHTAVRALMSEVGRDALTVPLVAQRAGVTPSTIYRRWGDLQELLSDVAVERLRPETAPQDLGDLRADLTAWAEQFLDEMASPPGRAYLRDALLGNPDGSNAGQCSAYAAEQIEVILARAADRAERAPGVETVMDRVVAPLVYRILFRPADLDTAYARDLVTGLLDTRAHPGR, encoded by the coding sequence ATGAGTCGCAAGCAGATGGTGCGCCCCGGCGGGCGCAGCGCCCGGGTCCAGGCAGCGGTGCACACCGCTGTCCGCGCACTCATGTCGGAGGTGGGGCGCGACGCGCTGACGGTGCCGCTGGTCGCCCAGCGCGCGGGAGTCACACCGTCGACGATCTACCGCCGCTGGGGCGACCTGCAGGAACTGCTGTCCGACGTCGCGGTGGAGCGCCTGCGCCCCGAGACCGCGCCGCAGGACCTCGGGGACCTGCGGGCCGATCTGACGGCCTGGGCCGAACAGTTCCTCGACGAGATGGCCTCTCCGCCGGGCCGCGCGTACCTCCGCGACGCCCTGCTCGGCAACCCGGACGGCAGCAACGCCGGCCAGTGCTCGGCTTACGCGGCCGAACAGATCGAGGTCATTCTCGCCCGGGCGGCCGACCGCGCGGAGCGCGCTCCCGGCGTCGAGACGGTCATGGACCGCGTCGTCGCCCCCCTGGTGTACCGCATCCTCTTCCGCCCGGCCGATCTCGACACCGCGTACGCGCGTGACCTGGTGACCGGGCTCCTGGACACGAGGGCGCATCCCGGCCGGTGA
- a CDS encoding cation:proton antiporter, with protein MHSSAVFLIEFGAIILGLGLLGRLAARLRFSPIPLYLLAGLAFGEGGLLPLGASGEFVAIGAEIGVILLLLMLGLEYTASDLVSNLRTQYPAGIVDATLNALPGAAMALLLGWGPIAAVVLAGITWISSSGVIAKVLGDLGRIGNRETPVILSILVLEDLSMAVYLPVVTALLAGTGFAAGSVTLAIALGVAGLVLVLAVRYGRHISRFVSTDDPEKLLLVVLGLTLVVAGVAQQLQVSAAVGAFLVGIALSGEVAEGAHHLLAPLRDLFAAVFFVFFGLHTDPASIPPVLLPALALAVVTTFTKIATGYWAARRAGISAKGRWRAGGTLVARGEFSIVIAGLAVTAGIDSDLGPLATAYVLILVVLGPLTARYTEPLALRLTGLRSGRTAAQSAGAVPPEDSTGGAVRDQDTVGRP; from the coding sequence GTGCACTCCTCGGCTGTCTTCCTGATCGAGTTCGGCGCCATCATCCTGGGCCTCGGACTGCTCGGCCGGCTCGCCGCCCGTCTGCGGTTCTCGCCGATCCCGCTCTATCTGCTGGCCGGTCTGGCCTTCGGTGAGGGCGGGCTGCTGCCACTCGGAGCCAGCGGGGAGTTCGTGGCGATCGGCGCCGAGATCGGCGTGATACTGCTGCTGCTCATGCTGGGACTGGAGTACACGGCCAGCGATCTCGTCTCCAACCTCAGGACCCAGTACCCGGCCGGCATCGTCGACGCCACCCTCAACGCGCTGCCGGGCGCGGCAATGGCCCTGCTGCTGGGCTGGGGCCCGATCGCCGCCGTCGTCCTCGCCGGCATCACCTGGATCTCCTCGTCCGGGGTGATTGCCAAGGTCCTCGGCGACCTCGGCCGGATCGGCAACCGGGAGACTCCGGTGATCCTCAGCATCCTGGTGCTGGAGGACCTGTCCATGGCGGTCTATCTGCCGGTCGTCACGGCGCTGCTGGCCGGCACGGGCTTCGCCGCCGGCAGCGTCACCCTGGCCATCGCTCTCGGCGTGGCGGGCCTGGTCCTGGTGCTCGCGGTGCGCTACGGCCGGCACATCTCCCGCTTCGTCTCCACTGACGACCCGGAGAAGCTGCTGCTGGTGGTGCTCGGTCTGACGCTGGTGGTCGCCGGTGTCGCACAGCAGCTCCAGGTCTCGGCGGCCGTCGGCGCGTTCCTCGTCGGCATCGCCCTGTCCGGGGAGGTCGCCGAGGGCGCCCACCATCTGCTCGCACCGCTGCGGGATCTGTTCGCGGCGGTGTTCTTCGTCTTCTTCGGGCTGCACACCGACCCGGCGAGCATCCCGCCGGTGCTGCTGCCCGCGCTGGCCCTCGCCGTCGTGACCACGTTCACCAAGATCGCGACCGGGTACTGGGCGGCCCGGCGGGCTGGCATCTCGGCCAAGGGGCGCTGGCGGGCCGGCGGCACCCTGGTCGCGCGCGGCGAGTTCTCCATCGTCATCGCCGGTCTCGCGGTCACCGCCGGCATCGACTCCGACCTGGGGCCGCTGGCCACGGCCTACGTGCTGATCCTCGTCGTCCTCGGCCCGCTGACGGCCCGTTACACCGAGCCGCTCGCCCTGCGGCTGACCGGCCTCCGCTCCGGGCGTACGGCAGCGCAGTCCGCGGGCGCGGTCCCGCCGGAGGACAGCACGGGCGGTGCGGTGCGGGACCAGGACACGGTCGGGCGGCCGTAG
- a CDS encoding MFS transporter: protein MDASIVIISLPAIFRGIGLDPLAAGNIGYLLWMILGYLLVSAVLVVVLGRLGDMFGRVRIYNLGFLVFACASVALSLDPFRAGAGALWLILWRIVQAFGGSMLTANSAAILTDAFPARQRGTALGINQITALAGQFLGLLAGGLLAAVDWRAVFWVSVPVSITGTVWSYLSLRETSAGARGRIDWLGNLTFATGAGILLAGITYGIQPYGGHPTGWTNPWVLTGLIGGALLLLVFCVVETRVAEPMFRLSLFKVRAFAAGNLAALLTAIARGGLQFMLIIWLQGIWLPLHGYDFEDTPLWAGIFMLPLTLGFLVAGPVCGYLSDRFGARLFSTAGLLLVAASFLGLLALPVNFDYGVFAALLLLSGLGQGMFSSPNTSSIMGSVPARHRGVASGMRSTFQNSGTALSIGVFFSLMVSGLASTLPKTLSSGLQAHGVPAGTAHEVASLPPVSTLFATFLGNNPIGHLLGDGGTLDHLTAAQRATLTGHTFFPELVSGPFHHGLTVVFGVAAGMALVSALASALRGGHERTDDDTPGSGSDSSTEGQPTRRTARSS from the coding sequence ATGGACGCCTCCATCGTGATCATCTCGCTGCCGGCGATCTTCCGCGGGATCGGCCTCGACCCGCTCGCGGCCGGCAACATCGGCTATCTGCTCTGGATGATCCTCGGCTATCTGCTGGTGTCGGCGGTCCTCGTGGTCGTTCTCGGCCGACTCGGCGACATGTTCGGTCGGGTCCGGATCTACAACCTTGGCTTCCTGGTCTTCGCGTGTGCCTCGGTCGCCCTGTCCCTCGATCCGTTCCGGGCGGGTGCCGGCGCGCTGTGGCTGATCCTGTGGCGCATCGTGCAGGCCTTCGGCGGCTCCATGCTCACCGCCAACTCGGCGGCCATCCTCACCGACGCCTTCCCGGCCCGGCAGCGCGGCACGGCCCTCGGCATCAACCAGATCACCGCGCTCGCCGGACAGTTCCTCGGCCTGCTCGCCGGCGGTCTGCTCGCCGCGGTCGACTGGCGCGCGGTGTTCTGGGTGAGCGTCCCGGTCAGCATCACCGGCACCGTCTGGTCGTATCTCAGCCTGCGCGAGACCTCGGCCGGCGCCCGCGGCCGCATCGACTGGCTCGGCAACCTCACGTTCGCCACCGGCGCCGGCATTCTGCTGGCGGGCATCACCTACGGCATCCAGCCCTACGGCGGCCACCCCACCGGCTGGACCAACCCCTGGGTGCTCACGGGCCTGATCGGCGGCGCTCTCCTGCTGCTGGTGTTCTGTGTCGTCGAGACCCGGGTCGCCGAGCCGATGTTCCGGCTGTCGCTGTTCAAGGTGCGGGCGTTCGCCGCCGGGAACCTGGCCGCCCTGCTGACCGCGATCGCCCGCGGCGGACTCCAGTTCATGCTGATCATCTGGCTGCAGGGCATCTGGCTGCCGCTGCACGGGTACGACTTCGAGGACACCCCGCTGTGGGCCGGCATCTTCATGTTGCCGCTCACCCTCGGCTTCCTCGTCGCCGGACCGGTCTGCGGCTATCTGTCCGACCGGTTCGGCGCCCGCCTCTTCTCCACCGCCGGACTGCTCCTCGTCGCCGCGTCCTTCCTGGGCCTGCTGGCCCTGCCCGTCAACTTCGACTACGGCGTCTTCGCGGCCCTGTTGCTGCTCAGCGGCCTGGGCCAGGGCATGTTCTCCTCGCCCAACACCTCCTCCATCATGGGCAGCGTGCCGGCCCGCCACCGGGGCGTGGCCTCCGGGATGCGCTCCACCTTCCAGAACTCGGGTACGGCCCTGTCCATCGGCGTGTTCTTCTCCCTGATGGTCTCCGGGCTCGCGAGCACCCTGCCGAAGACGCTCAGCAGCGGACTCCAGGCACACGGCGTGCCCGCCGGAACCGCGCACGAGGTGGCCTCGCTGCCGCCGGTCAGCACCCTGTTCGCCACGTTCCTCGGCAACAACCCGATCGGCCATCTGCTCGGCGACGGCGGCACCCTGGACCATCTGACCGCCGCCCAGCGCGCCACCCTGACCGGCCACACCTTCTTCCCCGAACTGGTCTCCGGCCCCTTCCACCACGGCCTGACCGTCGTCTTCGGCGTCGCCGCGGGCATGGCCCTGGTCTCCGCGCTCGCCTCCGCCCTGCGCGGCGGCCACGAACGCACCGACGACGACACGCCCGGGTCCGGGTCGGACTCCAGCACGGAAGGACAGCCGACACGGCGCACCGCGCGCTCCTCGTGA
- a CDS encoding ATP-binding protein has translation MDIPLGTHATTRTRPKPLCYSRIWDTGVPRIGDARDAVAALLSRVRPAPGQHSVQDARLVVSELVTNAARHAPGPCALRLEVPPDGAVLRVSVTDTSTESPRQEPPDPCRIGGHGLFLVAMFSHDLSVTWLPHGKRVTATVPLTPDEG, from the coding sequence ATGGACATTCCGCTCGGGACGCACGCGACGACGCGGACCCGCCCCAAGCCGCTCTGCTACAGCCGGATCTGGGACACCGGCGTACCCCGCATCGGCGACGCCAGGGACGCCGTCGCCGCCCTGCTCTCGCGGGTGCGGCCCGCGCCCGGGCAGCACTCGGTGCAGGATGCGCGGCTCGTCGTCAGCGAACTCGTCACCAACGCGGCCCGGCACGCGCCCGGCCCGTGCGCGCTGCGCCTGGAGGTGCCGCCCGACGGAGCCGTGCTGCGCGTCTCGGTGACGGACACCTCCACCGAGTCTCCCCGTCAGGAGCCTCCCGATCCCTGCCGGATCGGCGGGCACGGCCTGTTTCTCGTCGCGATGTTCTCCCACGACCTCTCGGTGACCTGGCTGCCGCACGGCAAGCGGGTCACGGCCACCGTGCCGCTCACCCCCGACGAGGGGTGA
- a CDS encoding MBL fold metallo-hydrolase gives MQDSLASPHPSWTLGDLTVHRVDEVPLPPATGAWLLPDARPEVVTGQGWLYPHFADREGILRADSHSFAFVVHGMRVLVDTGIGNGKERANPAWHQLHTPYLERLTASGFPPDSVDLVILTHLHADHVGWNTRERNGEWVPTFPHARYVTARAEREFWAGYDMDEARRQMFRDSVIPVEQAGLLDLIDVPAEGAELAPGLRLRPTPGHTPGHVAVELTSQGERALITGDCIHHPVQLAHPGIGACVDIDPLQSEVSRRALLRSVADTDTLVLGTHFAPPTAGHVITQGDGYRLLPVPAE, from the coding sequence GTGCAGGACTCACTCGCCAGCCCCCACCCCTCCTGGACCCTGGGCGACCTCACGGTCCACCGTGTCGACGAGGTCCCGCTGCCGCCCGCGACCGGAGCGTGGCTCCTGCCCGACGCCCGCCCTGAGGTGGTGACCGGGCAGGGCTGGCTGTATCCGCACTTCGCCGACCGCGAGGGCATCCTGCGCGCCGACAGCCACAGCTTCGCGTTCGTCGTGCACGGGATGCGCGTCCTCGTCGACACCGGCATCGGCAACGGCAAGGAGCGGGCCAACCCGGCCTGGCACCAGCTGCACACCCCGTACCTGGAGCGCCTCACCGCCTCCGGCTTCCCCCCGGACTCCGTCGACCTGGTGATCCTCACCCACCTGCACGCCGACCACGTCGGCTGGAACACGCGGGAACGGAACGGCGAGTGGGTCCCCACGTTTCCCCACGCCCGCTACGTCACCGCACGCGCCGAGCGGGAGTTCTGGGCCGGGTACGACATGGACGAGGCGCGCCGGCAGATGTTCCGCGACTCCGTGATCCCCGTCGAGCAGGCGGGGTTGCTGGATCTCATCGACGTACCGGCCGAGGGTGCCGAGCTCGCCCCGGGCCTGCGCCTGAGGCCCACGCCGGGGCACACCCCCGGCCATGTCGCCGTCGAGCTGACCAGTCAGGGGGAGCGGGCCCTGATCACCGGCGACTGCATCCACCACCCGGTCCAGCTCGCCCATCCCGGCATCGGAGCCTGCGTCGACATCGACCCGCTGCAGTCCGAGGTCTCGCGCCGCGCGCTGCTCCGCTCGGTCGCCGACACGGACACCCTCGTCCTCGGCACCCACTTCGCCCCGCCCACCGCCGGCCATGTGATCACCCAGGGGGACGGCTACCGGCTCCTGCCCGTTCCCGCAGAGTGA
- a CDS encoding cation:proton antiporter regulatory subunit, whose product MGAVRTSRTPLPGIGVRYDLTTREQHRLSVVAHRDGSRTLSAYRGADPDACALSVRLSGQEAEALADTLKPAHHSSSLLSTTELGLVAERTALSAASYWNGRLLGDTRMRTETGVSIVAVLRRAEAIPSPGPDFRLAGGDTLIVIGTREGVDAAAAILGRE is encoded by the coding sequence ATGGGCGCCGTACGCACGAGTAGGACGCCGTTGCCGGGCATCGGCGTCCGGTACGACCTCACGACCCGCGAGCAGCACAGACTGTCGGTGGTAGCCCACCGGGACGGGTCGAGAACGCTCAGCGCGTATCGGGGCGCGGATCCCGACGCCTGTGCGCTGTCGGTCCGGCTGTCCGGCCAGGAGGCCGAGGCCCTTGCCGACACGCTGAAGCCGGCGCACCACAGCTCCAGCCTGCTGTCCACGACGGAACTGGGACTGGTCGCCGAGCGGACCGCGCTGTCCGCGGCGTCGTACTGGAACGGCCGGCTGCTCGGCGACACCCGGATGCGCACCGAGACCGGTGTGTCGATCGTGGCCGTCCTGCGGCGCGCCGAGGCGATCCCCTCCCCCGGCCCCGACTTCCGGCTGGCCGGCGGGGACACTCTGATCGTGATCGGCACCCGCGAGGGCGTCGACGCGGCCGCGGCGATACTCGGGCGGGAGTGA
- a CDS encoding MFS transporter, which produces MTAAASAADGGNLGAQEAGYEPDPRRWRALWVTLVAGFMSLLDVTIVAVALPTIQRDLHASPAQVQWVVSGYALTFALALVTAGRLGDALDRRRIFLLALSGFVVFSAACGAAPDITLLVVARLAQGLAAGAMAPQNSALIQQMFRGAERGRAFGFFGSTVGISSAVGPLTGGAILALASGPQGWRWIFYVNVPIGILAVLLGRRLLPSTRRSGRGHVDLPGVLLLGLGVLALMFPLVQAASGGITRLWWLFPAGAAILVGFVQWQRRLVARGAQPLLDPRLFTSVRGYAVGAGLGTLYFIGFSGVWLVFALFFQHGLGFSPLRSGLAVTPFALGSASAAVVAGRLVGRFGRLLTVCGLTGVLLGLGGAALLLRFAPLGIAPWVAAPVLFLGGIGGGFVVSPNITMTLRDVPVHMAGAAGGALQTGQRLGAAMGTAALPGLFYLVLGRSHDYRGALVAALGAALVGMVASLALATFDWQRDRRLRGSHRRCPDEVAHDPTRARQS; this is translated from the coding sequence GTGACAGCGGCGGCGTCAGCGGCGGACGGCGGGAACCTGGGCGCTCAGGAGGCCGGGTACGAGCCCGATCCGCGCCGGTGGCGGGCCCTGTGGGTCACTCTGGTGGCCGGCTTCATGAGCCTGCTGGACGTGACGATCGTGGCGGTCGCCCTGCCCACCATCCAGCGGGATCTGCACGCCTCCCCAGCGCAGGTGCAGTGGGTGGTGTCCGGATACGCGCTCACCTTCGCCCTCGCCCTCGTCACCGCCGGCCGGCTCGGTGACGCCCTGGACCGGCGGCGCATCTTCCTGCTCGCGCTCAGCGGCTTCGTCGTCTTCAGCGCGGCCTGCGGGGCGGCGCCCGACATCACGCTGCTGGTGGTGGCCCGGCTCGCCCAAGGGCTGGCGGCCGGTGCCATGGCTCCGCAGAACTCCGCACTCATCCAGCAGATGTTCCGCGGCGCCGAGCGCGGTCGCGCCTTCGGCTTCTTCGGCTCCACCGTCGGCATATCCTCCGCCGTCGGCCCCCTCACCGGCGGCGCCATCCTCGCCCTCGCCTCCGGCCCCCAGGGCTGGCGGTGGATCTTCTACGTCAACGTCCCGATCGGCATCCTCGCCGTCCTGCTCGGCCGCCGGCTGCTGCCCAGCACCCGGCGCTCCGGCCGGGGCCACGTGGACCTGCCCGGCGTCCTGCTCCTCGGCCTCGGTGTCCTCGCGCTGATGTTCCCGCTGGTCCAAGCGGCCTCCGGCGGCATCACCCGCCTGTGGTGGCTGTTCCCGGCCGGCGCCGCGATCCTCGTCGGCTTCGTCCAGTGGCAGCGCCGGCTCGTCGCCCGGGGCGCCCAGCCGCTGCTCGACCCGCGCCTGTTCACCAGTGTGCGCGGCTATGCCGTCGGCGCCGGGCTGGGCACGCTGTACTTCATCGGGTTCAGCGGCGTGTGGCTGGTCTTCGCTCTCTTCTTCCAGCACGGCCTGGGCTTCTCCCCGCTCCGGTCCGGTCTCGCCGTGACGCCTTTCGCCCTGGGCTCGGCGAGCGCGGCCGTGGTCGCGGGCCGGCTGGTGGGCCGGTTCGGCCGGCTGCTCACGGTGTGCGGCCTCACGGGGGTGCTCCTCGGCCTGGGCGGTGCCGCGCTGCTGCTCCGTTTCGCACCCTTGGGCATCGCGCCGTGGGTCGCAGCCCCCGTCCTCTTCCTCGGCGGCATCGGCGGCGGCTTTGTGGTGTCCCCCAACATCACCATGACCCTGCGGGACGTGCCCGTGCACATGGCGGGCGCGGCGGGCGGCGCCCTGCAGACCGGACAGCGGCTCGGCGCCGCGATGGGCACCGCCGCCCTGCCCGGCCTCTTCTACCTGGTGCTCGGCAGGAGCCACGACTACCGGGGCGCCCTCGTCGCCGCGCTGGGCGCCGCGCTCGTCGGCATGGTGGCGTCGCTGGCCCTCGCGACGTTCGACTGGCAGCGCGACCGGCGGCTGCGCGGCTCGCACCGCAGATGCCCGGACGAGGTCGCCCACGACCCGACGCGCGCCCGGCAGAGCTGA
- a CDS encoding DUF4232 domain-containing protein, whose protein sequence is MTHQHQSHTPQTAVVPRSGRRRRRGRAMLAVATAAGLGIVGAGAAQAAQTGAAAATPTCAVSALSASFGEGLAGGMNHQGVVLRLTNTGAHTCLLRGFPGLGLENGSHRTLHSTTQWGDTWYAKSPAKTTLTLRKGQSAEAVIAWTHANTGTPDAVHASYLQVTPPAATSHKTLKFPQWVDNGDLQVTALAYRINVTP, encoded by the coding sequence ATGACTCACCAGCACCAGAGCCACACGCCTCAGACCGCTGTGGTTCCCCGGTCCGGCCGGCGTCGGCGCCGCGGGCGCGCGATGCTCGCCGTGGCCACCGCCGCAGGACTGGGCATCGTCGGCGCCGGGGCGGCACAGGCCGCCCAGACCGGTGCCGCCGCGGCGACGCCCACCTGCGCCGTCTCCGCGCTGAGCGCCTCGTTCGGCGAGGGACTGGCCGGCGGCATGAACCATCAGGGCGTGGTGCTGAGGCTGACGAACACCGGAGCTCACACCTGCCTGCTGCGAGGCTTCCCCGGCCTCGGTCTGGAGAACGGCTCGCACCGTACGCTCCACTCGACCACCCAGTGGGGCGACACCTGGTACGCGAAGAGCCCCGCCAAGACCACCCTGACCCTCCGCAAGGGCCAGAGCGCGGAGGCGGTCATAGCGTGGACGCACGCCAACACCGGCACCCCCGACGCCGTCCACGCCTCCTATCTCCAGGTCACCCCGCCCGCGGCGACCAGCCACAAGACGCTCAAGTTCCCCCAGTGGGTGGACAACGGCGACCTTCAGGTCACCGCCCTCGCGTACCGGATCAACGTCACTCCCTGA
- the nrfD gene encoding NrfD/PsrC family molybdoenzyme membrane anchor subunit gives MVPDAAFSSYYGSPVLTRPTWKALDIAGYLFLGGLAGASSLLAAGAQATGRPGLAAPAKLGAAGAISLSLAALVHDLGRPARFLNMLRVLKPTSPMSVGSWLLAGYAPLTLTAAATEVAGRYRLLGSAATVAAAALGPALATYTAVLLSDTAVPSWHEGYRELPYVFAGSAATAASGLALAAAPAAQAGPARRLAVLGAALELGAFRTMKRRMGLAAEPFDQGRPRLLLCAAELLTAGGAALALASGRDRRPALAAAAALLTGSAALRFGLFHAGVASAEDPKYTVVPQRERLSEPGR, from the coding sequence ATGGTGCCGGACGCCGCGTTCTCGTCGTACTACGGCAGTCCCGTGCTGACCAGACCGACGTGGAAGGCCCTGGACATCGCCGGGTATCTGTTCCTCGGTGGGCTGGCCGGGGCCTCCTCGCTGCTGGCGGCCGGGGCGCAGGCCACCGGCCGGCCGGGGCTCGCGGCACCGGCGAAGCTCGGGGCGGCCGGGGCCATCTCGCTGTCGCTGGCCGCGCTCGTGCACGACCTGGGCCGCCCGGCCCGCTTCCTGAACATGCTCCGGGTCCTCAAGCCCACCTCCCCGATGAGCGTGGGCTCATGGCTGCTGGCGGGATACGCGCCGCTGACGCTGACCGCGGCGGCCACCGAAGTGGCGGGCCGCTACCGGCTGTTGGGCTCGGCGGCGACGGTGGCGGCCGCCGCACTCGGCCCGGCGCTGGCGACGTACACCGCGGTGCTGCTCTCGGACACGGCGGTGCCCTCCTGGCACGAGGGCTACCGCGAACTGCCGTACGTCTTCGCGGGCTCCGCCGCCACCGCGGCATCGGGCCTGGCCCTGGCCGCGGCGCCGGCCGCGCAGGCGGGACCGGCCCGTCGGCTGGCCGTGCTCGGGGCCGCTCTGGAACTGGGCGCCTTCCGCACGATGAAGCGGCGTATGGGCCTGGCCGCCGAGCCCTTCGACCAGGGCAGGCCGCGGCTCTTGCTGTGCGCGGCGGAGTTGCTCACGGCGGGCGGCGCGGCCCTCGCCCTGGCGTCCGGGCGGGACCGGCGGCCGGCCCTGGCGGCCGCGGCCGCACTGCTCACCGGCTCGGCGGCCCTGCGCTTCGGCCTGTTCCACGCCGGGGTGGCCTCCGCCGAGGACCCCAAGTACACCGTCGTACCCCAGCGGGAGCGGCTGTCCGAGCCCGGCCGCTAG
- a CDS encoding 4Fe-4S dicluster domain-containing protein, translated as MPEGDEVRGHLLYGPEPDVAGASGYPDAPPRTGFFTDTSVCIGCKACEVACKEWNAVPEDGLVLTGMSYDNTVGLGADTWRHVAFVEQRRQFGGLESSVAHDDVDVFAAAARLGTDTASPGTTAPPPGRAPEPASAGRISPVAPEGRTELRWLMASDVCKHCTHAACLDVCPTGALFRTEFGTVVVQPDVCNGCGYCVPACPYGVIDQREGDGRVWKCTLCYDRLGAGMEPACAKSCPTESIQFGPLEELRERARDRVAQLHAAGVTDARLYGESPDDGVGGAGAFFLLLDEPEVYGLPPDPVVTTRDLPSMWRHAALAAASLAALALSGFVRRSR; from the coding sequence ATGCCGGAGGGCGACGAGGTCCGCGGACATCTGCTGTACGGCCCCGAGCCGGACGTGGCCGGTGCCTCCGGCTACCCCGACGCCCCGCCCAGGACGGGCTTCTTCACCGATACCTCGGTGTGCATCGGCTGCAAGGCGTGCGAGGTGGCGTGCAAGGAGTGGAACGCCGTCCCGGAGGACGGGCTCGTCCTGACCGGCATGTCCTACGACAACACCGTCGGCCTCGGCGCGGACACCTGGCGGCACGTGGCCTTCGTCGAGCAGCGCAGGCAGTTCGGCGGACTGGAGTCCTCGGTCGCGCACGACGACGTCGACGTCTTCGCGGCCGCCGCACGCCTCGGCACCGACACCGCCTCCCCGGGCACGACCGCTCCCCCGCCCGGCCGGGCCCCCGAGCCCGCGTCCGCCGGGCGGATCTCCCCGGTCGCGCCCGAGGGCCGGACCGAACTGCGCTGGCTGATGGCCTCCGACGTGTGCAAGCACTGCACGCACGCCGCCTGCCTGGACGTGTGCCCCACCGGGGCGCTGTTCCGCACCGAGTTCGGCACGGTCGTCGTCCAGCCCGACGTCTGCAACGGCTGTGGCTACTGCGTGCCCGCCTGCCCGTACGGCGTCATCGACCAGCGCGAGGGCGACGGCCGGGTGTGGAAGTGCACCCTGTGCTACGACCGGCTCGGCGCTGGCATGGAACCGGCCTGCGCGAAGTCCTGCCCGACCGAATCGATCCAGTTCGGGCCGCTGGAGGAACTGCGGGAGCGGGCGCGGGACCGGGTGGCACAGTTGCATGCCGCGGGCGTGACCGACGCGCGGCTGTACGGCGAGAGCCCGGACGACGGGGTCGGCGGTGCCGGGGCGTTCTTCCTGCTGCTGGACGAGCCGGAGGTCTACGGTCTGCCCCCGGACCCGGTGGTCACCACCCGGGACCTGCCCAGTATGTGGCGGCACGCGGCTCTGGCCGCCGCCTCCCTGGCCGCCCTCGCCCTGAGCGGTTTCGTGCGGAGGTCCCGGTGA
- a CDS encoding MarR family winged helix-turn-helix transcriptional regulator — MDTVALAAALRLTMGRTVRRLRQAHAVGDVTLSGVSVLARLARTGPHSPGSLAESERVRPQAMASTLAGLEQRGLVSRTPDTADGRRAIVSITDEGRTMLEQRRSESVSRLAHALDELTPQERQALQDVLPLLDRLAERL, encoded by the coding sequence ATGGACACGGTTGCACTCGCCGCCGCGCTGCGGCTGACCATGGGCCGGACCGTCCGCCGACTGCGCCAGGCACACGCGGTCGGGGACGTCACGCTGTCCGGCGTCTCGGTGCTGGCCCGACTGGCCCGTACGGGTCCGCACTCGCCCGGTTCGCTCGCCGAGTCGGAACGCGTCCGGCCACAGGCGATGGCCAGCACCCTCGCCGGACTCGAACAACGCGGACTGGTGAGCCGTACCCCCGACACGGCCGACGGCCGCCGGGCCATCGTGTCGATCACCGACGAGGGACGGACCATGCTGGAGCAGCGCCGTTCCGAGTCCGTGAGCCGTCTCGCGCACGCCCTGGACGAGCTCACCCCGCAGGAGCGGCAGGCCCTCCAGGACGTCCTGCCGCTGCTCGACCGACTGGCGGAACGGCTGTGA
- a CDS encoding DedA family protein has product MVPPLPGPLAHLAPLLGRYGYWAVGAVILVEDFGVPAPGETILLAAGVYAGAGRLNVVAVALIAFAAAVLGDNIGYLIGRVGGRAFVHRWGRYVFLTPRRFAAAEAFFGRHGGKIVTVARFIEGLRQANGIIAGTTGMHWRRFLAFNALGAALWVGLWTTLAYVVGTHITTVYAEVSRYQLYVLVAAAVLIAAFVVQHVVRRRREQ; this is encoded by the coding sequence ATGGTCCCTCCGCTTCCGGGTCCGCTCGCGCATCTGGCGCCGCTGCTCGGCCGCTACGGCTACTGGGCTGTGGGGGCCGTGATCCTGGTGGAGGACTTCGGAGTGCCCGCGCCCGGCGAGACGATCCTGCTGGCCGCGGGCGTGTACGCGGGCGCGGGGCGGCTGAACGTCGTGGCCGTGGCACTCATCGCGTTCGCCGCGGCCGTCCTCGGGGACAACATCGGCTATCTGATCGGCCGGGTCGGCGGGCGGGCCTTCGTGCACCGGTGGGGGCGGTACGTCTTCCTGACGCCGCGGCGGTTCGCGGCGGCCGAGGCGTTCTTCGGCCGGCACGGCGGCAAGATCGTGACCGTGGCCCGGTTCATCGAGGGCCTGCGCCAGGCCAACGGCATCATCGCCGGCACCACGGGCATGCACTGGCGCCGCTTCCTCGCCTTCAACGCACTCGGCGCGGCCCTGTGGGTCGGTCTCTGGACGACCCTGGCCTATGTGGTCGGCACCCACATCACGACCGTCTACGCCGAGGTCTCGCGCTACCAGCTCTACGTCCTCGTCGCCGCCGCCGTACTGATCGCGGCCTTCGTCGTCCAGCACGTCGTACGGCGGCGTCGCGAGCAGTGA